In Citrus sinensis cultivar Valencia sweet orange chromosome 2, DVS_A1.0, whole genome shotgun sequence, a single genomic region encodes these proteins:
- the LOC107174442 gene encoding uncharacterized protein LOC107174442, with protein MSANILILFLLSLFLLRPTLSLSSDPSPPTVYEILPKFGLPQGLLPSNVVSYTLQDDGLFTVELSSECYVEFDYLVYYEKTVTGKISIGSISNLKGIQVKRFLFWFDVDEIRVDLPPSDSIYFQVGIINKKLDVGQFETVHSCRDNGLSESGCGSWTRVLQLPTPTNEVQMLITE; from the coding sequence ATGTCTGCAAATATCCTcatcctttttcttctctcacTCTTTCTGCTAAGACCAACCCTGTCGCTCTCCTCTGATCCTTCACCACCAACAGTGTACGAAATCCTCCCCAAGTTCGGCCTCCCACAGGGCCTCTTACCCAGCAACGTCGTCAGCTACACCCTACAAGACGACGGCCTTTTCACCGTCGAATTGTCATCCGAATGCTACGTCGAGTTCGATTACTTGGTCTATTATGAGAAGACGGTCACTGGCAAGATCAGTATCGGGTCCATTTCGAACTTGAAGGGCATTCAAGTTAAGAGGTTCTTGTTTTGGTTCGATGTTGATGAGATCAGAGTTGATTTGCCTCCGTCTGATTCGATTTATTTTCAAGTGGGCATCATTAACAAGAAGCTTGATGTTGGTCAGTTCGAGACCGTTCATTCCTGCCGTGATAATGGGCTTTCTGAGTCTGGTTGTGGGTCCTGGACACGCGTTCTTCAG
- the LOC102613530 gene encoding non-specific lipid transfer protein GPI-anchored 6 codes for MASKLAAMVPFSCILVLMLLGLASSNIDQDKAECADKVVALATCLPYVGGDAKTPTVDCCGGLKQLLDKSKKCLCLLIKDKDDPSLGLKINSTLAANLPTACHSPANVSECINLLHLPPNSPDAKVFQGFSNLTQGHGGTPATAVGSNSKNGSPSADQKSDGGKASRLLGLEMAVWGFSLHFLLVTLGF; via the exons ATGGCTTCAAAACTTGCTGCCATGGTGCCGTTTTCTTGCATTCTAGTGTTGATGCTACTCGGTCTTGCAAGCTCGAACATAGACCAGGACAAAGCAGAATGCGCCGACAAAGTCGTCGCGCTCGCCACGTGCCTTCCTTACGTTGGTGGTGATGCAAAAACACCAACCGTCGATTGCTGCGGCGGGCTCAAACAGTTGCTTGACAAGAGCAAGAAGTGCTTGTGCCTTCTGATCAAAGACAAAGATGATCCCAGCCTCGGTCTCAAGATCAATTCCACACTTGCTGCTAATCTCCCTACTGCTTGCCACTCGCCGGCTAACGTATCGGAATGCATCA ATTTGCTTCACCTGCCTCCGAATTCACCCGACGCAAAGGTGTTCCAAGGATTTTCAAACCTAACACAAGGGCACGGTGGCACCCCAGCAACAGCTg TTGGCAGTAACTCAAAAAATGGATCACCAAGTGCTGACCAAAAGAGTGATGGTGGGAAAGCAAGTAGGTTGCTAGGGCTAGAGATGGCTGTGTGGGGTTTTAGCTTGCATTTTCTTCTCGTTACACTTGGTTTCTAG
- the LOC102625516 gene encoding uncharacterized protein LOC102625516, whose product METLNFPHETQVFKSAAVSRLLLLALIVLWRALLSPYDTSAPLNPNCLVDPHQQQHSPNSSIGSRIESSIVWDSVYFVRIAQCGYEYEQSYAFLPLLPAFTHLLSRSVLAPLIGVIGYRAVLGLAGYIVSNVAFLFAAVYFYRLSVMILKDPDAALCASLLFCFNPASIFYTSIYSESLYALFSVGGLYYLMSGALNISVLWLAISGCARSNGVLNAGYFCFQTMHQAYDALFLKKRHFLAMWILVCGALRCICIFAPFISFQVYGYFNMCLGRSPDEMRPWCKAKVPLLYNFIQSHYWGVGFLRYFQFKQLPNFLLASPMLTLALCSIIHYVKSQPELVYSLGFRASNEGKEYAPVFFSSGAAPKSNSAPVAEKPLSKIHGTQNLRLRKQMQKGGNPALVPVDCGSTMKSGYLSPAVLPFIFHLGFMAATAFFVMHVQVSTRFLSASPPLYWFASYLIMSPVMDKRWGYLIWTYCAAYILIGSLLFSNFYPFT is encoded by the exons ATGGAAACCCTGAATTTCCCACACGAAACCCAAGTTTTCAAATCCGCTGCCGTTTCAAGGCTCCTGCTTTTAGCGCTAATAGTACTCTGGCGAGCTCTCTTAAGCCCCTACGACACCTCCGCTCCGTTAAACCCCAATTGCCTCGTCGATCCCCACCAACAACAACACTCGCCTAACAGTTCGATCGGTTCCAGAATCGAAAGTAGCATCGTTTGGGACAGCGTCTACTTCGTCCGTATCGCTCAATGCGGGTACGAGTACGAGCAGTCTTACGCTTTCCTCCCCCTCCTTCCCGCTTTCACTCACCTGTTATCTCGCTCAG TTCTAGCGCCGTTGATTGGCGTTATTGGGTATAGGGCTGTGTTGGGATTGGCTGGTTATATTGTCAGCAATGTAGCTTTCTTGTTTGCTGCGGTTTATTTTTACAG GCTATCGGTTATGATCTTGAAAGACCCTGATGCAGCTTTGTGCGCTTCACTGTTGTTTTGCTTCAATCCGGCTTCCATCTTTTATACATCAAT ATATTCAGAGAGTTTATATGCACTGTTTTCAGTTGGGGGATTGTACTACTTAATGTCTGGTGCATTAAACATTTCGGTTCTTTGGCTTGCTATCTCTGGTTGTGCAAGGTCTAATGGAGTGCTTAATGCCGGATATTTCTGTTTTCAGACTATGCATCAGGCTTATGATGCTTTATTCCTGAAGAAACGCCATTTT TTGGCAATGTGGATTCTTGTTTGTGGAGCGTTGCGCTGCATATGCATCTTTGCtccatttatttctttccaAGTATATGGCTACTTCAATATGTGTCTTGGACGTTCTCCAGATGAAATGAGGCCTTGGTGCAAAGCAAAAGTACCATTACTGTACAATTTTATTCAAAGTCACTATTG GGGAGTGGGTTTCTTGAGGTACTTCCAATTCAAACAGTTGCCAAACTTTCTTCTTGCGTCACCAATGTTAACCCTGGCACTTTGCTCTATTATCCATTATGTGAAGTCACAGCCCGAGCTTGTTTACTCCTTAGGTTTTCGAGCTTCCAATGAGGGAAAAGAGTATGCTCCTGTGTTTTTTTCTTCAGGCGCAGCCCCAAAATCAAATAGTGCCCCTGTTGCAGAGAAACCCCTTTCAAAAATACACG GTACTCAAAATTTGAGGCTGAGGAAGCAAATGCAAAAAGGAGGGAATCCTGCTCTGGTTCCAGTTGACTGTGGATCGACAATGAAGTCTGGATACTTGTCTCCTGCTGTCCTGCCTTTTATCTTTCACTTGGGTTTTATGGCAGCAACAGCCTTTTTTGTGATGCATGTCCAG GTTTCAACTCGGTTCTTATCTGCTAGTCC